In Candidatus Caccoplasma merdavium, one DNA window encodes the following:
- the ftsY gene encoding signal recognition particle-docking protein FtsY — MGFFDFFQKEKKETLDKGLAKTKEGMFSKLARAVAGKSTVDDDILDNLEEILITSDVGVETTLRIIERIEQRVARDKYLSTSELKNILREEIVALLTENNTGDENDFVVPAGATRPYVIMVVGVNGVGKTTTIGKLAYQFKKNGLNVYLGAADTFRAAAVEQISIWGERVGVPVVKQKMGADPASVAFDTLSSAKANNADVVIIDTAGRLHNKVGLMNELTKIKKVMDKVVPGTPQEVLLVLDGSTGQNAFEQARQFTAATEVTALAITKLDGTAKGGVVIGISDQFKTPVKYIGLGEGIEDLQPFRRREFVDSLFGDN; from the coding sequence ATGGGATTTTTTGATTTTTTCCAAAAAGAGAAAAAAGAGACCCTCGACAAAGGTCTGGCCAAGACCAAAGAGGGAATGTTCTCGAAACTGGCCCGTGCCGTAGCCGGGAAGTCGACCGTCGATGACGATATACTCGATAACCTCGAAGAGATTCTCATCACCTCCGATGTAGGGGTGGAGACGACCCTGCGCATCATCGAACGCATCGAACAGCGTGTGGCCCGCGATAAATATCTCTCGACTTCGGAGTTGAAAAATATCCTACGCGAGGAAATCGTTGCGCTGCTCACCGAGAACAACACGGGCGACGAAAACGATTTTGTCGTTCCCGCGGGGGCTACCCGTCCCTATGTCATCATGGTGGTGGGTGTGAACGGAGTGGGGAAGACCACCACGATAGGAAAGCTGGCTTACCAATTCAAGAAAAACGGCCTCAACGTCTACCTCGGTGCGGCCGATACCTTCCGAGCCGCCGCCGTCGAGCAGATTTCGATTTGGGGCGAGCGGGTGGGTGTTCCCGTCGTGAAGCAGAAGATGGGTGCCGATCCGGCGTCGGTCGCTTTCGATACGCTGAGTTCGGCCAAGGCCAACAATGCCGATGTCGTGATTATCGATACCGCCGGCCGTCTCCACAACAAGGTGGGGCTTATGAACGAGCTTACCAAAATAAAGAAGGTGATGGACAAGGTGGTGCCCGGCACCCCGCAGGAGGTCCTCCTCGTGCTCGACGGCTCTACGGGGCAGAATGCCTTCGAGCAGGCTCGGCAGTTCACCGCTGCCACCGAGGTCACGGCACTGGCCATTACCAAGCTCGACGGTACCGCCAAGGGCGGCGTCGTCATCGGCATCTCCGACCAGTTCAAGACCCCGGTGAAATATATCGGCCTCGGCGAAGGCATCGAGGATTTGCAGCCGTTCCGTCGCCGCGAATTTGTCGATTCGCTTTTCGGCGATAATTAA
- the rimO gene encoding 30S ribosomal protein S12 methylthiotransferase RimO — MIKNRIDFITLGCSKNLVDSEFLMRQFREAGYDVHHDAPEVKGEIVVVNTCGFIGDAKEESINMILSCVQAKARHKIRKLYVMGCLSQRYMTELMGEIPEVDKFYGKFDYTDLLADLGEAYHGDLRLQRELTTPPHYAYVKIAEGCDRMCAYCAIPIITGRYVSRPIEDIVAEMEILVSRGVKEFQIIAQDLTYYGKDLYGEFRIAELVDRMAATPGVEWIRLHYAYPDRFPLDLLPVMARHDNVCKYLDIALQHISDSVLARMHRHVTRRETEELLARIRREVPGIHLRTTLMVGFPGETEADFRELLQFVREARFERMGAFAYSEEEGTYSAGHYTDDVPDAVKQQRLDTLMAEQEEISLEVNRSKVGQRLRVIVDREEADYYVGRSEYDSPEVDPEILIEKTKPLHIGRFYEVTITSAQPFELFAEVS; from the coding sequence ATGATAAAGAATCGCATCGATTTCATTACCCTCGGTTGTTCCAAGAATCTCGTCGACTCGGAGTTTCTCATGCGGCAATTCCGCGAGGCCGGTTACGACGTGCATCACGACGCACCCGAGGTCAAAGGTGAAATAGTCGTCGTCAACACCTGCGGCTTCATCGGCGACGCCAAGGAGGAGTCAATCAACATGATTCTCTCGTGCGTGCAGGCCAAGGCACGTCACAAGATTCGCAAGCTCTATGTCATGGGTTGCCTTTCGCAGCGCTACATGACCGAGTTGATGGGCGAGATACCCGAGGTCGACAAGTTCTATGGAAAATTTGATTACACCGACCTGCTGGCCGATTTGGGCGAAGCCTACCACGGAGATTTGCGCCTTCAACGCGAGTTGACCACTCCTCCCCACTATGCTTATGTGAAGATTGCCGAGGGGTGCGACCGCATGTGCGCCTACTGTGCCATACCCATCATTACCGGTCGGTACGTCTCACGACCCATCGAAGACATCGTGGCCGAGATGGAGATACTCGTCTCCCGGGGCGTAAAAGAGTTCCAAATCATCGCACAGGACCTGACCTATTACGGAAAAGACCTCTACGGGGAGTTCCGCATTGCCGAGCTCGTCGACCGCATGGCCGCCACTCCCGGTGTGGAGTGGATACGGCTGCACTATGCCTACCCCGACCGTTTCCCGCTCGACCTGCTCCCCGTCATGGCCCGTCACGACAACGTGTGCAAGTACCTCGACATCGCCCTGCAACACATCAGCGACAGCGTCCTGGCGCGCATGCACCGGCATGTGACCCGCCGCGAGACCGAAGAGCTGTTGGCCCGTATCCGCAGGGAGGTACCCGGCATTCACCTGCGCACGACCCTCATGGTGGGATTCCCCGGCGAGACCGAGGCCGACTTCCGTGAACTGTTGCAGTTCGTGCGTGAAGCCCGTTTCGAGCGCATGGGAGCATTTGCCTATTCCGAGGAGGAGGGAACCTATTCGGCCGGCCATTACACCGACGATGTGCCCGATGCCGTGAAACAGCAACGGCTCGACACCTTGATGGCCGAGCAGGAAGAAATCTCCCTCGAAGTGAACCGGTCCAAGGTAGGGCAGCGCCTGCGGGTCATTGTCGACCGCGAGGAGGCCGACTACTATGTGGGGCGCAGCGAGTACGATTCGCCCGAAGTCGACCCCGAAATTCTCATCGAGAAGACGAAGCCTTTGCACATCGGCCGTTTTTATGAGGTGACGATAACCTCGGCACAACCTTTCGAGCTTTTTGCCGAAGTTTCCTGA
- a CDS encoding transglycosylase domain-containing protein has translation MSTLFPPKKKADSSPPKKSGKKDITRVIVIVLWTLFVAVAIGVYCLFSAISKGRIGYMPPIEELQNPKDKLASEIYSADMVPIGRYYLEQGNRISIDYDQISQPVIDALLATEDVRFYEHSGIDFKALLRAVVKRGLLRQKSAGGGSTITQQLAKLLYSPTAGNVKERLFQKPIEWVIAVQLEYFYTKEEIVNMYLNKFDFLFEAVGLQSAATIYFGKSPKELTVEEAAVLVGMCKNPRIYNPILYPDRSLERRNVVLDQMYKADYLTLAERDSLQALPITTHFTRVNHEAGVAPYFREHIRQMMTAREPKRSNYRGWQRQQFVDDSIAWATNPLYGWCNKNHKADGTPYNLYTDGLKIYTTIDTRMQAYAEEAVAEHLGGYLQPRFEAETKDKPYGPFTEDLTPDEVAAIMTRAKEQSERYRVLKANDATDAEIEASFSTPVPMRLFSWNGPLDTTMTPMDSIRYCKTLLRTGMMSVDTRSGHVKAYVGGIDYRNFKFDMVSDSRRQVGSTIKPYLYTLAMEEGYSPCDLAPNVQPNIFDRATGEVWSPRNSTNERSGEYVTLRWGLSKSVNWISAYLMSRLSPQSLVRLMHSFGIKGYIDPVMALCLGSADVSVEEMVTAYTAFSNHGLRIDPIYVSRIEDNYGNVITDFAPQVSEVFSESTYLKMLPMMCDVIDHGTGIRLRYRYGIKAQMGGKTGTTNNNSDGWFMGFTPSLATGVWVGGEERSIHFDKMADGQGANTALPIYALYIKKVYADSTLIYTPVDTFAVDSTIFIPCEGLIDPSVPKENLPEPDVNLEEEAIEGIFD, from the coding sequence GGTACCCATCGGCCGGTATTACCTCGAACAGGGCAACCGCATCTCCATCGACTATGACCAAATCTCGCAGCCGGTCATCGACGCGCTGTTGGCCACCGAAGACGTGCGTTTCTATGAACACTCGGGAATCGACTTCAAGGCTTTGTTGCGGGCTGTTGTCAAGCGCGGACTGTTGCGGCAGAAGAGCGCCGGCGGCGGTAGCACCATTACCCAGCAGTTGGCCAAGTTGCTCTATTCGCCCACGGCGGGGAATGTCAAGGAGCGTCTTTTCCAGAAACCCATCGAGTGGGTCATAGCCGTGCAGTTGGAGTATTTCTACACCAAGGAAGAGATTGTGAACATGTACCTCAACAAGTTCGACTTCCTCTTCGAGGCCGTGGGGTTGCAGTCGGCGGCGACCATCTACTTCGGCAAGAGCCCCAAGGAACTTACTGTCGAGGAGGCTGCCGTGCTGGTGGGCATGTGCAAGAACCCCCGCATCTACAACCCCATACTTTATCCCGACCGTTCGCTCGAACGCCGCAACGTTGTCCTCGACCAGATGTATAAGGCCGACTACCTTACGCTCGCCGAGCGTGACTCTTTGCAGGCGCTTCCCATAACGACCCATTTCACCCGGGTCAACCATGAAGCCGGCGTGGCACCCTATTTCAGGGAGCATATCCGCCAAATGATGACGGCGCGTGAGCCCAAACGGAGCAATTACAGGGGGTGGCAACGGCAGCAGTTTGTCGATGACTCGATAGCCTGGGCCACCAATCCGCTTTATGGCTGGTGCAACAAAAACCACAAGGCCGACGGAACGCCTTATAATCTCTATACCGACGGACTTAAAATCTACACCACCATCGACACCCGCATGCAGGCTTATGCCGAAGAGGCCGTAGCCGAGCATCTGGGCGGCTATCTCCAACCGCGTTTCGAAGCCGAGACAAAAGATAAGCCATACGGGCCGTTTACCGAGGACCTTACCCCCGATGAGGTGGCTGCCATCATGACGCGGGCCAAGGAGCAAAGCGAGCGGTATCGGGTGTTGAAAGCCAACGACGCCACCGATGCCGAAATCGAAGCCTCTTTCTCGACACCCGTGCCCATGCGCCTCTTCTCGTGGAACGGGCCCCTCGACACGACGATGACGCCGATGGACTCCATACGTTATTGCAAGACCCTGCTGCGCACGGGCATGATGTCGGTCGATACCCGCAGCGGGCATGTCAAGGCTTATGTGGGGGGCATCGATTATCGCAACTTCAAGTTCGACATGGTCTCCGACAGCCGTCGGCAGGTCGGCTCGACCATCAAACCCTATCTCTATACGTTGGCCATGGAGGAAGGCTATTCGCCCTGCGACTTGGCGCCCAACGTGCAGCCCAATATTTTCGACCGGGCCACGGGCGAAGTATGGTCGCCCCGCAACTCGACCAACGAACGCTCGGGTGAATATGTCACCTTGCGTTGGGGGTTGTCCAAGTCGGTCAACTGGATTTCGGCCTATCTCATGAGCCGCCTTTCGCCCCAGTCTCTCGTGCGGCTCATGCACTCGTTCGGCATCAAGGGATACATCGACCCGGTGATGGCTCTCTGCCTCGGCTCGGCCGACGTGTCGGTCGAGGAGATGGTGACGGCCTACACCGCCTTTTCCAACCACGGGTTGCGCATCGACCCCATCTACGTCTCCCGCATCGAAGACAACTACGGCAATGTCATCACCGACTTTGCCCCCCAGGTGTCGGAGGTGTTCAGCGAGTCGACCTACCTCAAAATGCTCCCCATGATGTGCGATGTCATCGACCACGGAACCGGAATCCGCTTGCGTTACCGCTATGGCATCAAGGCACAGATGGGCGGCAAGACGGGAACCACCAACAACAACTCCGACGGTTGGTTCATGGGCTTCACACCCTCGCTGGCCACCGGCGTGTGGGTGGGCGGTGAAGAGCGCTCTATCCATTTTGACAAGATGGCCGACGGGCAGGGTGCCAACACGGCGTTGCCCATATATGCCCTGTATATAAAGAAAGTTTATGCCGATTCGACTCTCATCTATACACCGGTCGATACTTTTGCGGTCGACTCGACGATATTCATACCTTGCGAAGGCTTGATCGACCCGAGTGTGCCGAAGGAAAATCTGCCCGAGCCCGATGTCAATCTCGAAGAGGAGGCGATAGAAGGCATTTTTGATTGA